The genomic stretch GATTCACAAGAGCATTCTTCCCTTGGATTCGAGCATATGCCAAAGAAGCAACTTTTTCACTATTGAACTTCTCCCACCTCTTCCCATTGAATGTCTGCAAAACCAGATATATCAATGAATCAATGATTTAGGCAAATAATAGCCTTTTTCTTGTCATCATCTATATAATAAATGCCATACATCATCAACTACTAAATTAACTTTAGTAAGATAATGAAAAGGGAAGAATGACCAAATCAATGCCATTTTCATTCAGCAAAATGATCAAAATATGCGGGCTCATACAAACCTCGTAGAATGGAATAATGAGGGAAGGTGACAGCATGTTGATAAATGCGTAACCCACATTGCATTTATTCTGCAATGGAAAGTGGGAAAAAAATATCAGCTTCACAAATTATAAGAGCACAGGGATCAAACCGCAACTCATCGAGAAAAATAAAGAGCTCATTAAATTAAAATAGCACAACATATACCTTAAAGTCAATTGGCAGGTAGAGGAAATCATAGGTACCCTTCTGACTTTCATCAATGGCAGCTAACAACATTTTCGAGGTGTATCTGCAGGTAAATGAGAATTAATACATCATCTAAGCATCCAGTGAAAAAAGCAAGATTAATAATAAACAAGCATCGCTAAGTTAAGTTGTTCATACTTATTTGGGATATTCTTTATCATCAATGTAGTCCTTGTATCTTCACCACATCTGATCTTATCCAAGTCAAGCTGAAATAGCTTCTTGCTGTCAACTTGGCTTCCATTGTTATCAATCCATCTACTGCTAACATGGTCGGTCAAACTCTCCATAGCAGTAGGTAGCAATCCTGGATAAGGACCATTACCCAAAAATACAGGGCTAAGTATAGGAGAAGATCTCATTCTGAAGTTCGATGAACCATTATCAGGCATATTTCGTGGAATAGACACGCCAGCATTTAGCATGTAATTTCCATCGGTGTGCCCTAGACTCATGCCACTATAGCCAACATTATTCATCAATGAAGTTTCGGATGACTTGGGGAAAAAACCAAAGTGCCTCTGAAAAGGCAAACGTGAAGGAGCAGAACCAACGTGATGATGGTGATGCTGTTGGGACAAATTGACAAAGGAATTGCTCCGACTTGAGTATGGGAAAGCATGACTCGTTCCATTTGATGTACTAAGTTGATGTCCAACAGATGGTTTTGGCCAAGCTGAAGGTTTGGTTTGCGCTGAAGATAAGTTTGGACTTCCCCATAGAAACTGTGGTGCGGTCAACGTTTCCACCGAAGATCCATTTGATGTTGATGTATCAAACGAGGACAGAGTCCCGCGATATTGACTAAATTTGGGCTCTGGAAGTGAATGCGAGTTGACAGTGGATCCAGAGGATGAACTCATATTGGTAAATATGTGGTCTCGATAACTACTCCTGCCCATGTCCTTGCCAATGGTTGCGGCCTTAACTGTGGTTGGCGTCTGTGGTTGCAAAATTGAAGCTAATCCAGATAAATGACTGCCGGTTGTTGGGCTTATGATACTAGAACTGGGAGAATGATTGATATTTGGCAATGAACTTTGCTCGACAGGGCTGTTGAACTGTAACCAATTACCTGTCATGAAAGTTtcattaaattaatttcaatccCATCGAAGAGAAAACAAATGCAATAATTTATGAACTTGGTAACTAAAATATATACTACTTCATGATGCCAACGGCTCAGGATATTTAGTATGTCAAAGAACCAACCTGGCGGAGAGCAGGCTAGAGGTGAACCCACTTGATATCGAAAACTTCGAGACTCGTCTTGGTCAAGCTCTTGATTAAGTTGGAGCATCAAACTAAAAGGTACAACATATTATCAATTAAATGTTAATGTATCAGTTTTGGATCCCAGAAAGAAGGAAGACATATGGAAGTTAACACAAGTTAGTGATGATAATTCCCTACCCTTAGATTTGATGGTGTTTCTCAATTATTACACAGCACATTCATTTTATTAACACATTTGGTAAAACTCTGTTTCCAGGAATGTAAGACcaataataataaatttcaaatattttcaagAATAGGTCAAAGATGCTTCATCAAATGTTTTTTTAAGGTCACACAATGCTCAATAATCAGCtagaaaaatagattattattattattattactactgcAAAAGTAAAGAGCAATCAAACACCAAAGTAAAAGTAAAATTATTAGTACACATACTTGCGACGAGCTCCTCCAGGCCGACTTGGTTCAAGCTTTATGCGTTTACCAGCTATATCACTCCTATTTAATAATTTAAGTGCTGCTTCTGCAGCTCTGACATCATAAAATTCAATAAACTTATGATGCCTCTTGTGAGGAGTTTCCCTTATCTGCAAAGATACCCAACTATTCATCTTAATTCCGAGCTTAAACAATAAAACACATACTGTATGGGTTTCCCTGAGAGACTCAAATGCGAAACAGTTTTTAAAAAGGACAAAATTATCACCTCTTTGACCTCTCCGTAAGCCCCAAATATTTGGCGGAGGTCTTCATTTGAAACTGATGGATCCAAATTGAAAGCTACTAAGGTTCCTTGATTGATATCCTTGTCTGATGGATTATCCTGGCAAAAAAAAAGGCAACATAATGTGAATGTCAGGGCGTTCAGTAACTAAAAGTATAAATGACAAGAATTGTTTTTAGGTAAGAAACCTTTGGTATTGAAAAGTGAATGTCAAGTTTCCTACGCCGCAAAGGTTTGTTTTGTAATGCACGCATAGCTGTTCGAGCAGCACGGATGTCATAATACGATATCATCACAAATCCCCTGTGTTTACATGCAGTATATAGGGTTCTAATATCACCATAttgctgaaaataaataaaaaatagtacaAATCAATTaataattcattattttcacaagaATTTCTTCTCAATGAAGACATACTATTCAATCAGAGGCAACATGAAATTATGGACACCATAGTTTTTACTAGTATCGTGAAGATATCAAAGCAAAACTTATAGTGGCGTCTGGATTGAGCTCACCCTAACGTAACTCACCTCAAAAAGAGTTCGCAGCTCAGTATCCTCCACATTACTGTTAATATTCCGAACAAACAATGTTCGAGAAGGATGCTCTCCATATGGATGTTCTCCAGCAACGGCTCCACTTCCAACCCCATTAGGGAGAGAATAAGGGGGAAAACCATTGCCAGAAGAGCTATCAGAGAAGCTTAACTTAGAGACTCCCGCACTCAGACTTTCCTGTGTATCAGTTTCAAGTTCCAATCCTCCACCACTACCAAAAATATCATATTCTTCCAAATCCTCAAGGGAACCAGGTAAACCACTTAGGTCAAAGTCATCCAATATGCCGTCCAAaagctcatcatcatcatcaggaAGCATGGTTCCATTTGCATTATTATTACCATCCTCAAGGGAACCATTGAGCTCTGCCTCTTGATGAAGCTTTTTAAAGCCAGCTGAGATGTCATCAACAACTTGAAAACCGCTTTCAGTTTCATTTATATTCACTACAATCAAGTTAGCAAAACAGGTTCATGAGATTTCATAAAACATGGAGTATACAAAGAATAGAGCTGGTAGGAAAAAATTATCGCATACATTTTTCATGTGGAAGAACAGGTAATGAGCTAGAAAAGAGACTGGCATCTGAAGAAACATGGTTTACATCAGATCCAGATAAAACTTCCAACCCGCCATGTTCTGATTTTCCAGGCGCAGTAATAGGTGGAATCTTGGAAGGACCTATTTTGAAACAAAATATTATAGATGATAAATATATAATAGTAAGTTGATAACCAagaccaaaaaaaaaacaagagaatTTGGAGATTTACCAAAATATGAAGGATTAAAAGACTGCTTCATTGCATCACCTCTCTGCCActctcaaaataaaagaaaaaagctaTTTAGTATTATATTATAGACAGATAAACCTTAAATCCTTGCAAAAGATACATGCCAACCATCATAAAACATGGAAAACTGCATTTAAGCCTGAgtcaagaataataataataatatctgaACATAATAGACATAAGTTAGAATATCCAATGACCAATCATTCAACATTCTCAGCTTCATAATACATAAGCTTTTGAGCTTTTGCAGCAAATTGTAATTTCGATATAGAACAGATTTTAGATATGTATGAGCAATGTTATCAGTCTCGAGTTTCTGAATAACTGGTGTTGCAGGTAATGGTCAATCATGAATACATTCAATCCTTTGGTTGTCATTACTGTATAATTCAATTAAGTTTAGGCATTGAACATTAACAAAAGCAGGGTTCTGATTAAACTTGAAATCCATGGCCCACAGCAAAACatcagaaaaaacaaaacaaGGCAAGACTCAGGTCAGACAGTTTCGCCATATGCAGAAAAGAGAACTATGTGAAAAACAATCCGAATTAGACAAGAGAAAAACCCCATGCAAAAATTTGTTCTTCACATAATGTTAACATTTTCTTTACAGATTTAATCCATTGATCATTTTCTCATATACATGATCcagaaaggaaagaaaaacaaCTTTTACACAATTTACTCAGCATCCAAACAGGATGCTACTTCAATACAACCCATGCATGAAAGTGACATGAGCAAAAGAAATCAAATTGAAACACCCCATGCAGTTGGAATAACATTATTCATGcataaaatccaaaaatatttaagtTACCATGGAATAAAGCAAGTGGTCATAACttcaaaaaaaaaccatttttttcaTGATCAAACGGCACAAAAAACTCCAACCCTAAACCATAAACTCAAACAACCAACCATAACTGAAATCCCAAACCAATCACCAAAACCGCT from Vicia villosa cultivar HV-30 ecotype Madison, WI linkage group LG4, Vvil1.0, whole genome shotgun sequence encodes the following:
- the LOC131594721 gene encoding protein MEI2-like 5 isoform X2, which translates into the protein MKQSFNPSYFGPSKIPPITAPGKSEHGGLEVLSGSDVNHVSSDASLFSSSLPVLPHEKLNINETESGFQVVDDISAGFKKLHQEAELNGSLEDGNNNANGTMLPDDDDELLDGILDDFDLSGLPGSLEDLEEYDIFGSGGGLELETDTQESLSAGVSKLSFSDSSSGNGFPPYSLPNGVGSGAVAGEHPYGEHPSRTLFVRNINSNVEDTELRTLFEQYGDIRTLYTACKHRGFVMISYYDIRAARTAMRALQNKPLRRRKLDIHFSIPKDNPSDKDINQGTLVAFNLDPSVSNEDLRQIFGAYGEVKEIRETPHKRHHKFIEFYDVRAAEAALKLLNRSDIAGKRIKLEPSRPGGARRNLMLQLNQELDQDESRSFRYQVGSPLACSPPGNWLQFNSPVEQSSLPNINHSPSSSIISPTTGSHLSGLASILQPQTPTTVKAATIGKDMGRSSYRDHIFTNMSSSSGSTVNSHSLPEPKFSQYRGTLSSFDTSTSNGSSVETLTAPQFLWGSPNLSSAQTKPSAWPKPSVGHQLSTSNGTSHAFPYSSRSNSFVNLSQQHHHHHVGSAPSRLPFQRHFGFFPKSSETSLMNNVGYSGMSLGHTDGNYMLNAGVSIPRNMPDNGSSNFRMRSSPILSPVFLGNGPYPGLLPTAMESLTDHVSSRWIDNNGSQVDSKKLFQLDLDKIRCGEDTRTTLMIKNIPNKYTSKMLLAAIDESQKGTYDFLYLPIDFKNKCNVGYAFINMLSPSLIIPFYETFNGKRWEKFNSEKVASLAYARIQGKNALVNHFQNSSLMNEDKRCRPIVFDPDGSEAVDQVIQESFPSYYSNIQAVKPSEFQLSDSLGFPSKNGLPMSLDAS
- the LOC131594721 gene encoding protein MEI2-like 5 isoform X1, which translates into the protein MRGDAMKQSFNPSYFGPSKIPPITAPGKSEHGGLEVLSGSDVNHVSSDASLFSSSLPVLPHEKLNINETESGFQVVDDISAGFKKLHQEAELNGSLEDGNNNANGTMLPDDDDELLDGILDDFDLSGLPGSLEDLEEYDIFGSGGGLELETDTQESLSAGVSKLSFSDSSSGNGFPPYSLPNGVGSGAVAGEHPYGEHPSRTLFVRNINSNVEDTELRTLFEQYGDIRTLYTACKHRGFVMISYYDIRAARTAMRALQNKPLRRRKLDIHFSIPKDNPSDKDINQGTLVAFNLDPSVSNEDLRQIFGAYGEVKEIRETPHKRHHKFIEFYDVRAAEAALKLLNRSDIAGKRIKLEPSRPGGARRNLMLQLNQELDQDESRSFRYQVGSPLACSPPGNWLQFNSPVEQSSLPNINHSPSSSIISPTTGSHLSGLASILQPQTPTTVKAATIGKDMGRSSYRDHIFTNMSSSSGSTVNSHSLPEPKFSQYRGTLSSFDTSTSNGSSVETLTAPQFLWGSPNLSSAQTKPSAWPKPSVGHQLSTSNGTSHAFPYSSRSNSFVNLSQQHHHHHVGSAPSRLPFQRHFGFFPKSSETSLMNNVGYSGMSLGHTDGNYMLNAGVSIPRNMPDNGSSNFRMRSSPILSPVFLGNGPYPGLLPTAMESLTDHVSSRWIDNNGSQVDSKKLFQLDLDKIRCGEDTRTTLMIKNIPNKYTSKMLLAAIDESQKGTYDFLYLPIDFKNKCNVGYAFINMLSPSLIIPFYETFNGKRWEKFNSEKVASLAYARIQGKNALVNHFQNSSLMNEDKRCRPIVFDPDGSEAVDQVIQESFPSYYSNIQAVKPSEFQLSDSLGFPSKNGLPMSLDAS